The genome window GCCATACATTCTTGTTACCCGTAGATTGAACTTTCTCTACTGCGAATTTCATGGCCTCGGGCGACACAAACTGACCTTTTTTCACATTTACACCCTTGCCTGTGCGGCCGGCTGCCAACAATAGTTCGGTTTGCCGGCACAGAAAAGCCGGGATTTGAAGGTGATCAACATATTCGGCTGCCATGGCTGCCTCGTGGCTCTCATGAATATCAGTAATGGTAGGAACACCTAGTTCTTTTCCGATTTGCTGGATGTAACTGAGCGCTTCCACATCGCCGATTCCGGTAAAACTGTCCAGTCTAGAGCGGTTGGCCTTGCGGTAGCTGGCCTTAAAAATGTAATCAATGTCCAAATCGCTGCAGATGGCTTTTACTGATTGCGCGATGTGCAGCGCGGTATCGGGATTTTCCATGGCACACGGCCCGGATATGAGAAAGAAACGAGTCATCTTATTGAAAATCGGTGTTTTGGCGCGCTTTATCACCCAGGTATCCGCTGTGGTGCCGCTTGGCGTATTCCTCTCGGGTAAAGCCAATCTTTTCCATCAGCAACACAATGAGAATGTCGCCAACAACCGTCATCACCGTGGTAGAAGTAGTAGGAGTGAGGCCGAGCGGACAAATTTCCTGAGGGTCTCCCGTGTACAATAAATGATGCGCATGTTCGGCAAGCGGAGATTCCTGCTGACCACTTAAGGCAATAATATTGATTTCGGGGTACAGGTTGCGGGTAAGTTGCACTAACTCCAGAATTTCGCGGGTTTTGCCCGAGTTCGAAATCAGCAACATCACATCGTTGGGTTGAAGCACACCCAAATCTCCGTGCTGTGCCTCACTAGGGTGGAGAAAGATGGCCGGAGTGCCGGTTGAGCTCAGGGTAGTGGCAATGTTGATGCCTATCTGCCCGGCTTTTCCGATTCCGGAGATGACCACTTTTCCTGAACGTTCATGTACCTGCTTGTGGATGAGATCCACCACACCAGCAATAGAACCGTCAACCGGAATGTTCTGAATAGCCGCTACTTCGCGGGCAATAAGTTGCTTTATTTTATCTTGAAGCATTGCAGCAATCTGGGAGGCCAAATGTACGAAACCCGCGCGCAATTGCACGTGGACTTACTTCAGCACACACACAATGCGAACTTCAATGTCGTTGCCCACCGAGAAATTGCTCTGATCCAAACCTACATTGTAATCGCGACGCTTTATAGATAGCTTTCCTTCCAGTTTGTTGCCATCGGCTGTAAAGGGAAGGCTCACTTCACGGGTTACATCCTTGATGGTAAGCTTTCCGTGAGCTACAAATCCTTCGTTCTTTTGTTCAACACGCTTGGATTCGAACCGCATCTCAGGATACACTTCAACATGAAAAAAGTCTGAAGAGCGAAGGTGATCATCGCGCTCTTCGATACCGCTTTCAATGGTTTTCACTTTAGCCCGTACATCAAACTGGGCCTTGTTCGGCTCGGATGGATTGAATTGCACAGAGCCCTTCCATCCGGTGATGGTTCCTGTAACGGTACGCACCCAGAAATTCTTGGCAGTGAACTCGATGTAAGATTTATCAGGGTAGAAACCCTGGGCAGATGTTGTTGGAACAACCATCAGCAAGCCCGAGGCAGCAAAGATGGAAAGAAGCAGGTTTTTCATGTACGCAAAGGTACGATTAGTGCGGCAGCTTCTCGCGAAGTGCTCCGTAAAGCATGGTACCTGCAACGGCACTAACAATGGCCACCAGCATTACTGTGTAACCATATCCCACGTGGGCGTAGAGCGGTCCCGGGCATGAGCCGGTCATGGCCCATCCCATCCCGAAAAGGGCTCCACCAACGAGATAACGGGTGATTGACATGTCTTTTGGTGCCAATGATATGGCTTCGCCATCCATAGACTTCATGCCCAGTTTTTTAATGACCTGCACCACGATTGCCCCCAGAATTACTGCTGAGCCAATGATGCCGTACATGTGAAAGGATTGAAAACGAAACATTTCCTGAATGCGATACCAAGAAATCACTTCAGATTTGGTGAGTATAAGGCCGAACAACGTTCCGGCAACGAGAAACTTTATGATGTTGAGCATAGCTGTTGAATATTAAAGTTGAAGTAAAAATGGAAACAAGATGTGGGTCATGAGTAGCCCTCCGATGAAGAAGCCAACTACGGCAATCAGCGAGGGGAGCTGCAGGTTTGAAAGTCCCATAATTGCGTGCCCTGAGGTGCAACCGCCGGCCCATCGCGTTCCGAATCCGATGAGAAAACCACCCACTACGAGAAATACGAGCGAGCGCACAGTAAACAGTTGCTCCCACGAGAAAATTTCGGTAGGCACCAAATCGTGGCCAGGGGCTGAAATACCCATTTCACTCAAGTCCTGAAGGGTTTGAGGAGCTACCTCAAGGGGTTGACCATCAGAAAGAAGATTGCCCCCGATAAACCCACCGAGAAAAATTCCCGCCACGAACATGATGTTCCACATTTGCTCGCGCCAGTTCATATCAAAGAAGGGGATGTATTTACCTGCTCCAGTCATGGCGCAGGCTGTTCGGAAGGAAGAAGAAACCCCGAGCTGCTTGCCGAACCACAGCATCAGGAACATTACAAAAACAATGAGCGGCCCGGCCACATACCAAGGCCAGGGTTGAGAAATCCATTCAATCATGTTGAGACAGGTTTGTAGTTTTTAGTGGTGCAAAGTAACGAAGGCGTATTCTTATTCTCCGCAACATGGGTTACATACCAACTCAAAACAAAGGGAGGGTGTAGGAGAGATATGGAGTTTAACATTTTTTTTGCAGTTCTGAGACCCACACCGGGCGCTGCTCTGTTATTTTGGAGTCATGATTCACCAATTACGTATCCCCTTTACTTGCGCGCTTATCTTTTTAATGGCTTTCGGTAGCATTCATGATGGCTTGGCCCAAAAGAGCAAAAATGAATGGAAACTGGCCAAAGAGGGTAATGGCATTCAGGTGTACACCATGCGCGATGAAGGAGCAAGGGTCAAAAGGTTCAGGGTGGTGGCGCAGTTAAATTATGAACC of Cryomorphaceae bacterium contains these proteins:
- a CDS encoding 3-deoxy-8-phosphooctulonate synthase, whose protein sequence is MTRFFLISGPCAMENPDTALHIAQSVKAICSDLDIDYIFKASYRKANRSRLDSFTGIGDVEALSYIQQIGKELGVPTITDIHESHEAAMAAEYVDHLQIPAFLCRQTELLLAAGRTGKGVNVKKGQFVSPEAMKFAVEKVQSTGNKNVWLCERGFSFGYHDLIVDATAIARLKQHGVPVVMDCTHSVQKPNTTHGVTGGDPEMIETIALSAVATGADGFFIETHPNPAEAQSDPHTMLQLDKLRGIMEKTMRVRKALINQ
- a CDS encoding SIS domain-containing protein, producing the protein MLQDKIKQLIAREVAAIQNIPVDGSIAGVVDLIHKQVHERSGKVVISGIGKAGQIGINIATTLSSTGTPAIFLHPSEAQHGDLGVLQPNDVMLLISNSGKTREILELVQLTRNLYPEINIIALSGQQESPLAEHAHHLLYTGDPQEICPLGLTPTTSTTVMTVVGDILIVLLMEKIGFTREEYAKRHHSGYLGDKARQNTDFQ
- a CDS encoding polyisoprenoid-binding protein, encoding MKNLLLSIFAASGLLMVVPTTSAQGFYPDKSYIEFTAKNFWVRTVTGTITGWKGSVQFNPSEPNKAQFDVRAKVKTIESGIEERDDHLRSSDFFHVEVYPEMRFESKRVEQKNEGFVAHGKLTIKDVTREVSLPFTADGNKLEGKLSIKRRDYNVGLDQSNFSVGNDIEVRIVCVLK
- a CDS encoding YeeE/YedE family protein encodes the protein MLNIIKFLVAGTLFGLILTKSEVISWYRIQEMFRFQSFHMYGIIGSAVILGAIVVQVIKKLGMKSMDGEAISLAPKDMSITRYLVGGALFGMGWAMTGSCPGPLYAHVGYGYTVMLVAIVSAVAGTMLYGALREKLPH
- a CDS encoding YeeE/YedE family protein, with the translated sequence MIEWISQPWPWYVAGPLIVFVMFLMLWFGKQLGVSSSFRTACAMTGAGKYIPFFDMNWREQMWNIMFVAGIFLGGFIGGNLLSDGQPLEVAPQTLQDLSEMGISAPGHDLVPTEIFSWEQLFTVRSLVFLVVGGFLIGFGTRWAGGCTSGHAIMGLSNLQLPSLIAVVGFFIGGLLMTHILFPFLLQL